The Aeromonas encheleia genomic sequence CTGATCCCAGTCTGCCAAGGCCGTTCAATATGTCAAACGAAATGATGCAAAAATGTTAATCATGATAATGACTAAGCCGTCTTGAGTCCCTGTATCAGGGGCCTGAGCGGCAATGGGCGGGGGAGTGTGGGCAAGGCGTGGTGGATATATTAAACATTCGGCGGGAGGGGAAAAACGAAGGGGCATCCAGGGATGCCCCTTAGGGATCAGGCGTTCAGGATGAACTGCTCGATCACCTTGGCCACGCCCTCGTCATCGTTGCGGGCCGTGGTGTGCTGCGCCAGCCCCTTGATCTCGTCGGTGGCGTTGCCCATGGCGACCCCGAGTCCGGCGTATTCGATCATGTGGCGGTCATTGCCCGCATCGCCGACCGCGATCACCTGAGCGGCGCTGAGGCCAATGTGCTCGGCCAGGGCGGCGACGCCGGTACCCTTGTTGCTCTGCTTGTTCATGAACTCGAGGAAGTAGGGGGAGCTGCGCACCACTGTGTAGCGCTGGTAGAGCTCGGCGGGCAGCTGGCTGATGGCGCGGGAGAGCAGGGGCTCCGGGTCTATCATCATCACCTTCATGATCTGCTCGTCCAGGGGCAGGGTGGCGAAGTCCACCAGGTTGATCGGCATGTCGACCAGGCGGGACTCGTGCTCGGTATAGGTGCTGACCCTGGGGCTGATCAGCCCCTGACGGACGGAGAAGCCGTGGATGTTCACCCCCAGCTCATCGGCCAGGTGGGCGATGGCGCGGGCATCGGCGCCGGTCAGCAGCTGGCTGCGCAGGATGCGGTGATCCGCGACCTGTTGCACCAGGGCGCCGTTGTAGCAGATGACATAGTCATCCGGGCCGGTGAGGCCGAGCTCGATCAGATAGGCACTCATGCCTTCCAGCGGCCGTCCCGAGGTCAGCACCACAGTGACGCCCCTGGCGCGGGCCGCCGCGATGGCGGCGTGGGTGCGCGGGGTGATCTGACCCTGAGGGTTCAACAGGGTGCCATCCATATCCAATGCGATCAGCTTGTACATCTTCTCACTACCTGAGTCTGGCCGGCCCACCCGATGGGGCCAAGGGGAGGCCGAGTGTAGCGAAATTCACCGCCGGGATCACGCCATGCGTCCCATGGATCGGGCCGGTGGTGGGGCGCCCCTCACTTGTGGCCCTGATAGGGGGTCAGTTGCAGCTGCTCGTCGCGGATGACGAAGCTGATGGGGCCGTGCTCTATGTCGACCCTGTTGTGATGGTGGGCCATCTCCACCTCGACCCCGGGAAACAGGCGCTGGGTCGCGACTATGTTCATGCCGGCCATCAGCAGTTGCAGCTGTGCCTGGGTCGCCGCCAGCTGCTCGTTCAGCGACTTGGCCTCGTCGAGCTGGCGGATGCGCAGCGTCTTGATCTTCTGCACCGTCTCGGGATTGCGCTTCTCCCTCGGCAACTGCAGCAGCTTGAGGATGAGATCCTGCAGCTTGAGCAATTGCTCCCCGCAGGCCTGCTTGCGCTGGCGCAGGGTCTGCTCCTGCTCCTTGTGGCTGAAGTAGCCGCCGAGGATCTGCAGCCGGGTCCGGTTCGCCGCCGAGGCTCCGATCACCGGGGCCATGACCAGCCGGTTGGCGATGCTGATCCCGCCGATCAGGTGGCCCTTGCGCATGGCGCTGTCGCCGACCCTGAGATCCTGGCCGCTGCGGCAGTAGCAGTGGCTGAGCTGGCTCTGGATATGGATGTCGCCATCGGCCTCCAGCCTGGCGTACTGGGCATAGCTGGCGTGGATCTCGCCGCCGGCGCTGAGCTGGCACGGGTATTCGTCGTTGCCCTCCTGCTTGCGGCCTATGATGCCGTTGCGCACCGTGATGCTGCCACCCGACACCACGGTGCCGTTTTCGACGAAGCCGCCGATCACCACGTCGCCGCTGGCCTGGACCCGCATGCCGGGCATGACGTCGCCGGTGACCAGCAGTGATCCCTCGAAGCTGACATGGCCGTGGCGGGCATCCACCTGTTTGACGCTCAGCACCTCGTCGACCCGCATGCCGCTCTTCTCATGGCAGGGCAGGCCGTTGCGGCTCGCCAGCAGCAGGTCGGGATCCGCCGCCGAGACGCAGCTGCCTTCCCCCACAGTCATCTGGCTCTCCTTGCCCGCTCTGGCCGGCAGCGTCTGGCCGGTCACGGTGAAGCCGTCGATGCCCCGGGTGGCGGGATGGCGCCGCATCAGCGGGGCACCCGCCTTGACGGTGATCAGGGCGCCCAGATCGCGCATGTCGACCCTGCCATGATCCAGCTCCTGGGGCTTGAGGATCCGCTCGGCCGGCGTCTCGACCAGGCGTTCCAGCCGGGTATCCAGGCCGTGCTCGACCGGCCGGCCGAGGGCGATGACATGCCTGAGCTGGGCGCCGGGCGCGGCCTCCTTGCTGGCCAGGATGGCGGCGGCGAGCAGGCTGTCACTCAGCCCCTGCTTGATGCCGCTCGCCACCACGGCGTCCTGCAACTGGGCCTGGGTCAGCCATTTGCCGCCCCAGTCCGCGGTGAGCTGGGCGGTGGCGCTCATGGCGTCTTTCTCGATCACCACCAGCACGCAGGCGTCGTGGCGCTGGGCGATGGGCACGGGGGGATGGGGGCGGGCGTCCGGGTTGGCCAGCAGGGCGTTGAGCAGGCCGATGGCCTGCCGGATCCCCTCGCTCAGCGGCTGATAGCGCCGACAGTTGGACGCCAGCAGCAGGGACAGGACCTGGGCCTCGGTGATGGGGTGGGCGAGGCCGGGGGCGATGCGCAGGCAGACCAGCGTCATGTCGGCCGATAACAGTAACCACTCTTTGTTCAACACTGGGGCAGCTCTCCCTAGTCCCGATCCGGCTGGTTCCCCTGGTGGCCAGGGCGGGATCCTTGTCGCAAGCCGCGACCGTCTTGGCGGCTCAGAATCGCAGTATTCGGGCATTTCTCTTTCCGGGTCAACGAGCTGAATGCAAATGGGTGAGCTGGGTGGAGGAAATCCAGGGTGACAAGGGGTATGCTGGCGACGAGTGTATCAATTGCGCCTCATTCCCCTGTGCCACCACCTCGGGATGGGAAAATGGCTTGCGAAAGGAGCCCAGATGCGACGTCATTGCCTGCTGTCGGCCACCCTGCTTAGCTTGCTCAGCGCCTGCCAGCCCACGACCCAGGGCACGGCCCTCGGCACTCTGGAGCGGGACCGGGTGCTGCTGACCGCCACCGCCAACGAGATAGTCCGGGCCCTGCCGGTGGCCGAGGGCAGCCAGGTGGCCGAGGGGACATTGCTGGTGCGGCTCGATGACAGCCGCCAGCAGGCGGTGCTGGCCCGGGCCAGGGCCGAGGAGGCCAGCGCCACAGCGGCGCTGGCCCGCATGACCAATGGCGAGCGGCCGGAGGACATAGCCGCGGCCCGTGCCAGCCTCGACAAGGCGCAGGCGGCGGTGATCGAGAGCGAGCGCAACTTCAGGCGTATCGATCGTATGGTGGCGCAGAAGTTGTTGAGTCCCTCCGAGCTGGACAAGGCCCGCGCCCAGCGCGACGGCGCCCTGGCCGAGCAGGATGGCGCCCGCCAACAGTTCGACAAGCTGGCCCGGGGCGTGCGGACCGAGGACATCGACGAGGCCACCGCCAAGCTGGCGGCGGCCCGGGCGGATGTGGTGCTGGCCGAGCGGGAGTTGGCGGATCTCACCATCATAGCGACCCGCAGCGGTCGCCTCGACAGCCTGCCCTACAACCTGGGGGAGCGGGTCCCGGTGGGCGCCGTGCTGGCCGCCTTGCAGGC encodes the following:
- the yidA gene encoding sugar-phosphatase; amino-acid sequence: MYKLIALDMDGTLLNPQGQITPRTHAAIAAARARGVTVVLTSGRPLEGMSAYLIELGLTGPDDYVICYNGALVQQVADHRILRSQLLTGADARAIAHLADELGVNIHGFSVRQGLISPRVSTYTEHESRLVDMPINLVDFATLPLDEQIMKVMMIDPEPLLSRAISQLPAELYQRYTVVRSSPYFLEFMNKQSNKGTGVAALAEHIGLSAAQVIAVGDAGNDRHMIEYAGLGVAMGNATDEIKGLAQHTTARNDDEGVAKVIEQFILNA
- a CDS encoding DUF342 domain-containing protein encodes the protein MLNKEWLLLSADMTLVCLRIAPGLAHPITEAQVLSLLLASNCRRYQPLSEGIRQAIGLLNALLANPDARPHPPVPIAQRHDACVLVVIEKDAMSATAQLTADWGGKWLTQAQLQDAVVASGIKQGLSDSLLAAAILASKEAAPGAQLRHVIALGRPVEHGLDTRLERLVETPAERILKPQELDHGRVDMRDLGALITVKAGAPLMRRHPATRGIDGFTVTGQTLPARAGKESQMTVGEGSCVSAADPDLLLASRNGLPCHEKSGMRVDEVLSVKQVDARHGHVSFEGSLLVTGDVMPGMRVQASGDVVIGGFVENGTVVSGGSITVRNGIIGRKQEGNDEYPCQLSAGGEIHASYAQYARLEADGDIHIQSQLSHCYCRSGQDLRVGDSAMRKGHLIGGISIANRLVMAPVIGASAANRTRLQILGGYFSHKEQEQTLRQRKQACGEQLLKLQDLILKLLQLPREKRNPETVQKIKTLRIRQLDEAKSLNEQLAATQAQLQLLMAGMNIVATQRLFPGVEVEMAHHHNRVDIEHGPISFVIRDEQLQLTPYQGHK
- a CDS encoding HlyD family secretion protein, producing MRRHCLLSATLLSLLSACQPTTQGTALGTLERDRVLLTATANEIVRALPVAEGSQVAEGTLLVRLDDSRQQAVLARARAEEASATAALARMTNGERPEDIAAARASLDKAQAAVIESERNFRRIDRMVAQKLLSPSELDKARAQRDGALAEQDGARQQFDKLARGVRTEDIDEATAKLAAARADVVLAERELADLTIIATRSGRLDSLPYNLGERVPVGAVLAALQADQAPYARVYVPEPALARYRIGESIAVRVDGVPAPLTGRLRWISKEPAFTPYYALNEQDRARLVYLAEIDLPGAQDLPSGLPVQAEPSHE